The following are encoded together in the Nocardioides okcheonensis genome:
- a CDS encoding aldo/keto reductase produces MQTRTLGSHQVGAIGLGLMTFDQTGAQPRQQLLDTVTAALDAGVTLFDTADAYGPGEELGADAQGANERLIASILDELGVRDRVLLATKGGHVRTEGGGWGLDSSADHLRGAVDASLQRLGVEQIALWQHHRPDPAVPYDEVIGTIKEIADSGKVAGVGLSNADPDQIRAAHAVLGDALVSVQNQFSPKFRSSKPEIDVCDELGIAFLPWSPLGGLSDAKELAEKHPAFAEVASERGVSAQQVALAWELAQSPVVIPIPGAKRPSSITDSAAAAALDLTADELARLDAS; encoded by the coding sequence ATGCAGACACGCACCCTCGGCAGCCACCAGGTCGGCGCGATCGGCCTCGGCCTGATGACCTTCGACCAGACCGGCGCGCAGCCGCGCCAGCAGCTCCTCGACACCGTGACCGCCGCGCTCGACGCGGGCGTCACCCTCTTCGACACCGCCGACGCCTACGGCCCCGGCGAGGAGCTGGGCGCCGACGCCCAGGGCGCCAACGAGCGGCTGATCGCCTCGATCCTCGACGAGCTCGGCGTCCGCGACCGCGTGCTGCTGGCCACCAAGGGCGGCCACGTCCGCACCGAGGGCGGCGGCTGGGGGCTCGACAGCTCCGCCGACCACCTCCGCGGCGCCGTCGACGCCAGCCTCCAGCGCCTCGGCGTCGAGCAGATCGCGCTGTGGCAGCACCACCGTCCCGACCCGGCGGTGCCCTACGACGAGGTGATCGGCACCATCAAGGAGATCGCCGACAGCGGCAAGGTCGCGGGCGTGGGCCTGTCCAACGCCGACCCCGACCAGATCCGCGCGGCACACGCCGTGCTCGGCGACGCGCTCGTCAGCGTGCAGAACCAGTTCAGCCCGAAGTTCCGGTCCAGCAAGCCGGAGATCGACGTGTGCGACGAGCTCGGCATCGCGTTCCTGCCGTGGAGCCCGCTCGGCGGCCTGTCGGACGCCAAGGAGCTGGCCGAGAAGCACCCGGCCTTCGCCGAGGTCGCCTCCGAGCGCGGCGTGAGCGCCCAGCAGGTCGCGCTGGCCTGGGAGCTGGCGCAGTCGCCGGTCGTCATCCCGATCCCCGGCGCCAAGCGGCCGTCCTCGATCACCGACTCGGCCGCGGCGGCCGCCCTCGACCTCACCGCCGACGAGCTCGCGCGGCTCGACGCGAGCTGA
- a CDS encoding response regulator — translation MIRVVVADDHHVVRRGLTGLIDSTDDLEVVGVATNGAEAIEMVREHRPDVALMDLQMPGVDGVEATRAILAEALGTEVLVLTSFSDQARIHAAIDAGAVGYLLKDAEPEVLLDGIRAVARGESPIDPRAARRLLAARADAAPDPTAGLSPRETEVLRLVVQGLLNKQIAQRLGVTERTVKAHLTSAYQRIGVADRTQAALWAQRNGLVDPS, via the coding sequence TCGTACGACGTGGGCTCACCGGCCTGATCGACTCCACCGACGACCTCGAGGTCGTCGGCGTGGCGACCAACGGGGCCGAGGCGATCGAGATGGTCCGCGAGCACCGGCCCGACGTGGCGCTGATGGACCTGCAGATGCCGGGCGTCGACGGGGTGGAGGCGACCCGCGCGATCCTCGCCGAGGCGCTCGGCACGGAGGTGCTGGTGCTGACGTCGTTCTCCGACCAGGCGCGCATCCACGCCGCGATCGACGCCGGCGCGGTGGGCTACCTGCTCAAGGACGCCGAGCCCGAGGTGCTGCTCGACGGCATCCGCGCGGTCGCGCGCGGGGAGTCGCCGATCGACCCGCGCGCCGCCCGGCGGTTGCTGGCGGCCCGGGCCGACGCCGCGCCCGACCCCACCGCCGGCCTCTCGCCGCGCGAGACCGAGGTGCTGCGGCTGGTGGTGCAGGGGCTGCTCAACAAGCAGATCGCCCAGCGGCTCGGGGTCACCGAGCGCACCGTGAAGGCCCACCTGACCTCGGCCTACCAGCGCATCGGCGTCGCCGACCGCACCCAGGCGGCGCTTTGGGCCCAGCGCAACGGGTTGGTCGACCCCTCGTAG